Proteins encoded in a region of the Flavobacterium sp. MDT1-60 genome:
- a CDS encoding four helix bundle protein — translation MKNNIIKDKSFDFAIRIVKLYQYLCIEKKEFILSKQLLRSGTSIGAMVREAEHAESKNDFIHKFAIAQKEANESIYWLELLKATDYLNDKEFENINSDAIAILKLITSILKTTKNQLISKAVSTSN, via the coding sequence ATGAAAAACAACATAATCAAAGACAAAAGTTTTGATTTTGCCATCCGAATTGTCAAATTATATCAATATCTATGTATTGAGAAAAAAGAGTTTATACTTTCTAAACAACTACTACGATCTGGAACAAGTATTGGTGCAATGGTTAGAGAAGCAGAACACGCTGAAAGTAAAAATGATTTCATTCATAAATTTGCTATTGCGCAAAAAGAAGCAAATGAATCAATTTATTGGCTAGAATTATTAAAAGCTACTGATTATTTAAATGATAAAGAATTTGAAAATATCAACAGTGATGCCATTGCAATTTTAAAACTAATAACAAGTATTCTGAAAACCACAAAAAACCAACTCATCTCCAAAGCAGTTTCTACTTCAAATTAA
- the cobU gene encoding bifunctional adenosylcobinamide kinase/adenosylcobinamide-phosphate guanylyltransferase: MIYLITGGERSGKSSYAQNLALKLSDTPMYLATARKWDDDFQTRIDRHQSERDGRWTNIEKEKYLSEINFSGKVALIDCVTLWLTNFFTDHKYDVTLSLEEAKKEFLAIANQENATLIIVTNEIGMGVHAETHIGRKFTELQGWMNQFLASKADEVVLMVSGIPVKIK; this comes from the coding sequence ATGATTTACTTAATTACCGGAGGCGAACGATCAGGAAAAAGCAGTTATGCCCAAAATTTAGCATTGAAGCTTTCTGATACTCCAATGTACTTGGCAACGGCCAGAAAATGGGATGACGATTTCCAAACCAGAATCGACCGACATCAGTCAGAACGCGACGGGCGCTGGACTAATATTGAGAAAGAAAAATATTTAAGTGAAATTAATTTTTCAGGGAAAGTAGCTTTGATTGATTGTGTAACGCTTTGGTTAACCAACTTTTTTACTGATCATAAATATGATGTAACTTTAAGTTTGGAAGAAGCCAAAAAAGAATTTCTGGCAATTGCAAATCAGGAAAACGCAACACTTATTATTGTGACCAACGAAATTGGAATGGGTGTTCATGCCGAAACTCATATCGGCAGAAAATTTACAGAACTTCAGGGCTGGATGAATCAGTTTTTGGCTTCAAAAGCAGATGAAGTTGTTTTGATGGTTTCGGGAATTCCGGTAAAAATTAAATAA
- a CDS encoding ABC transporter substrate-binding protein: protein MKNLVPKSIIILSFFLLIGCKKNETAEVAKSPIAKNSIEYASGLSIVKHEGFSVVTVTNPWPNANKNFTYILKEKEAKVPDSLQNYTTIKVPLESIVVTSTTNIPYLEMLDVEDKLVGFPHTDYISSEKTRILIDKGSVKNVGQNEKLNIEQLIELSPDLIVTFGVDNNNPMLDNLTKSGLNVMIQADWMEQSPLGKAEWIKLYGALFGKEEKAKELFDKIVTSYNQAKKLVADKPATTTVLYGSMYEDVWYVAKGNSWVAQFMKDAQSNYLWADLKGTGSQGLSFEKVLDKAKTANVWIASGSFLTLDELQKANPHYSEFDAFKNKSIYTLESKFGATGGTIYYELSPSRPDLVLKDYIKIFHPDLLPSYEFTFASKLN, encoded by the coding sequence ATGAAAAATTTAGTACCTAAATCCATTATTATTCTATCTTTTTTTCTTCTAATCGGATGTAAAAAAAATGAAACTGCTGAAGTTGCAAAATCTCCAATTGCTAAAAATAGTATTGAATATGCTTCTGGACTTTCTATCGTAAAACACGAAGGATTTTCAGTAGTAACAGTGACAAATCCGTGGCCAAATGCAAATAAAAATTTTACTTATATTTTAAAAGAAAAAGAAGCTAAAGTTCCGGATAGTTTACAAAATTATACTACGATAAAAGTTCCTTTAGAATCTATTGTGGTGACATCAACGACTAATATTCCCTATCTTGAAATGCTGGATGTAGAAGATAAACTAGTTGGTTTTCCACATACCGATTATATTTCATCTGAAAAAACCAGAATATTAATTGATAAAGGTTCTGTGAAAAACGTTGGACAAAATGAAAAATTAAATATTGAACAATTAATAGAATTATCTCCAGATTTGATTGTAACTTTTGGAGTTGACAATAACAATCCGATGCTGGATAATTTGACAAAAAGTGGTTTAAACGTAATGATTCAGGCCGACTGGATGGAACAATCTCCACTTGGAAAAGCAGAATGGATTAAACTCTACGGAGCCTTATTTGGTAAAGAAGAGAAAGCCAAAGAATTGTTTGATAAAATTGTAACAAGCTACAATCAGGCTAAGAAATTAGTCGCTGATAAACCTGCGACGACGACAGTTTTATATGGTTCTATGTATGAGGATGTTTGGTATGTGGCAAAAGGAAACAGCTGGGTGGCGCAATTTATGAAAGATGCACAGTCTAATTATTTATGGGCCGATTTAAAAGGAACCGGAAGTCAGGGTTTGTCATTCGAAAAAGTATTAGATAAAGCCAAAACAGCAAATGTTTGGATTGCTTCTGGATCTTTTCTGACTTTAGACGAATTACAAAAAGCAAATCCGCATTACAGTGAGTTTGACGCTTTTAAGAATAAATCAATCTATACTTTAGAAAGTAAGTTTGGAGCAACTGGCGGAACCATTTATTATGAATTATCGCCAAGCCGACCAGATTTGGTTTTGAAAGATTATATTAAAATTTTTCATCCGGATTTACTGCCGAGTTATGAGTTTACTTTTGCATCTAAACTGAATTAA
- a CDS encoding DUF5522 domain-containing protein, whose amino-acid sequence MNTTKTKVCSSCESTFSCGDISVENKCWCNDFPPIFNLSEGGDCLCQTCFKEACVDKIDAYVETMTPKKALQNKALSLPKTAKLIEDIDYYKEEGTTVFTSWFHLKRGNCCGNDCRHCPY is encoded by the coding sequence ATGAATACCACAAAAACCAAAGTTTGCTCAAGTTGTGAATCTACTTTTAGCTGCGGAGATATTTCTGTTGAAAACAAATGCTGGTGTAATGATTTCCCTCCTATTTTTAATCTTTCTGAAGGAGGCGATTGTCTTTGTCAGACTTGCTTTAAAGAAGCCTGCGTAGACAAAATAGATGCTTATGTCGAGACTATGACTCCAAAAAAAGCACTACAAAATAAAGCACTATCTTTACCAAAAACTGCAAAACTTATTGAAGATATCGATTATTATAAGGAAGAAGGCACTACAGTTTTCACTAGTTGGTTCCATTTGAAACGAGGCAATTGTTGTGGTAATGATTGTCGCCATTGCCCTTATTAA